From the genome of Campylobacter concisus, one region includes:
- the nikR gene encoding nickel-responsive transcriptional regulator NikR, whose amino-acid sequence MDSVIRFSVSLPSQLLDELDRKVSEQGYASRSEFTRDLIREKIVSDSWKDASEELIGVLTLIYMHHHNDLVNKKMDIEHSSDVKIICTNHVHVDHHNCLETISIRGEAGKIERFAERIAGLKGVKFSKLTRAAIPRF is encoded by the coding sequence ATGGATAGTGTTATACGTTTTAGTGTTTCTTTGCCTAGTCAATTACTAGACGAACTAGATAGAAAAGTTAGCGAACAAGGCTACGCTTCTAGGAGTGAATTTACAAGGGATTTGATCCGTGAAAAGATCGTAAGTGATAGCTGGAAGGACGCTAGTGAGGAGTTGATCGGGGTTTTGACGCTCATTTATATGCATCATCACAACGATTTGGTGAATAAAAAGATGGATATAGAGCATAGCTCTGATGTGAAAATCATCTGCACAAACCATGTTCATGTCGATCATCATAACTGCTTAGAAACGATTTCAATAAGAGGCGAGGCTGGCAAAATTGAACGCTTTGCTGAAAGGATCGCCGGCTTAAAGGGTGTAAAATTTTCTAAACTCACAAGGGCAGCTATTCCTAGGTTTTAG
- a CDS encoding DUF2157 domain-containing protein translates to MNFLNRIFLTKELDRWQSDGIVDKETAIKIANLYDIDPDAHSDKISFVLKLVAYLFFALAFFTLVGANWEEIPRLGRLALVLFVLGLVNFGGIYYLAKGKENLSTAMFFLGNFCFGAAIALIAQIYNISDEPSGGILLWSIGAFAVSFASKKGVLVAQSLIFATVWFFMIAYQGDFGFGFIIFIVLGAYTLYKDDSKWLAFVLFIDIFIYIISFCGYISGFRAIFDYGFLFGLPMVAIVSLSYALLLISISPLLDKFRVGLGAFTKEFGKNFGVFVLLLCLLLFEERNLFEVGDEELWFVKSFFKSNFGFVFILFSVAYFALFFKEKNKSGLLLGALLVSLPFIFSYGPGYANIFFSLANIITAAVLIKKGELKLGLCMIFLVAAARYFQLIGDYIGATALFMVFAFIVLVVARKGRKK, encoded by the coding sequence ATGAACTTTTTAAATAGAATTTTTCTAACAAAAGAGCTGGATCGGTGGCAAAGTGACGGCATAGTCGATAAAGAGACCGCTATAAAAATAGCAAATTTATACGACATCGACCCTGATGCCCATAGTGACAAGATAAGTTTTGTCCTAAAGCTCGTAGCATATCTCTTTTTTGCGCTAGCCTTTTTTACGCTCGTTGGTGCAAACTGGGAAGAGATACCAAGACTAGGACGTTTAGCACTTGTGTTGTTTGTACTTGGGCTTGTAAATTTTGGTGGAATTTACTATCTTGCAAAGGGAAAGGAAAATCTATCAACGGCGATGTTTTTTCTTGGAAATTTCTGCTTTGGTGCGGCGATTGCTCTTATTGCTCAAATTTATAACATTAGCGATGAGCCAAGTGGCGGTATCTTGCTTTGGAGTATCGGAGCGTTTGCGGTTTCTTTTGCTAGTAAAAAAGGTGTGTTGGTAGCCCAAAGCCTTATCTTTGCGACAGTTTGGTTTTTTATGATAGCTTATCAGGGCGACTTTGGTTTTGGCTTTATCATTTTTATAGTACTTGGCGCATATACGCTTTACAAAGACGACTCAAAATGGCTTGCTTTTGTGCTTTTTATAGATATTTTTATATACATCATTTCATTTTGCGGCTACATTAGTGGTTTTAGGGCGATATTTGATTATGGATTTTTGTTTGGACTTCCGATGGTTGCGATCGTATCGCTATCTTATGCACTTTTACTTATTAGTATTTCGCCGCTACTAGATAAATTTAGAGTAGGGCTTGGCGCATTTACGAAAGAATTTGGTAAAAATTTTGGCGTTTTTGTGTTGTTGCTTTGTCTGCTTTTATTTGAAGAAAGAAATTTATTTGAGGTTGGAGATGAAGAGCTTTGGTTTGTGAAGTCGTTTTTTAAAAGCAATTTTGGCTTTGTCTTTATCCTATTTAGTGTTGCTTATTTTGCACTATTTTTTAAAGAAAAAAATAAGAGTGGTTTGCTGCTTGGGGCACTGCTCGTGTCGTTGCCATTTATCTTTAGCTACGGTCCTGGCTACGCAAATATATTTTTTTCGCTCGCAAATATCATAACAGCTGCGGTTCTTATCAAAAAGGGTGAGTTAAAACTTGGTCTTTGTATGATATTTTTGGTTGCAGCC
- a CDS encoding Na+/H+ antiporter NhaA, which translates to MGFRNFWDFFIGEASGGIFLIAVALVTFIFENVFLSSFYNSFLQIDTRLNFGKSPIQKPLILLVNDSLMAVFFFLLGFRLKREIFKAKLRSLAQATLLKIFIIGSILASVFFYILNHNYIF; encoded by the coding sequence ATGGGTTTTAGGAATTTTTGGGATTTTTTTATAGGTGAAGCTAGCGGTGGTATCTTTCTTATCGCTGTTGCTTTAGTGACATTTATCTTTGAAAATGTTTTTTTAAGCAGTTTTTATAACTCATTTTTACAAATCGATACAAGGCTAAATTTTGGTAAATCGCCGATACAAAAGCCCCTTATCCTTTTGGTAAATGATAGTTTGATGGCCGTTTTTTTCTTTTTACTTGGGTTTAGACTTAAGCGAGAAATTTTTAAAGCAAAGCTTAGGAGCCTGGCCCAAGCTACCTTGCTAAAAATTTTTATTATCGGCAGCATTTTAGCTTCTGTATTTTTTTATATTTTAAATCACAATTATATTTTTTAA